The Halictus rubicundus isolate RS-2024b unplaced genomic scaffold, iyHalRubi1_principal scaffold0969, whole genome shotgun sequence genome segment tagatatgaaggtgaccttcaattttttaaatggcatgctgcatatttttttatatcgcatgaaagcgtgtgtctaAACGAATgcatccgtatactgcacagtaGCCTTCAAGGttatgcaaggtcagaaatggaagaaactaAAAAAAAACTTAAAATCTTAATTTGTTGTTTAAAATCTTAATTTGTTggttaatttgtttaattttaatgtttaattttaactttATAAGAAATAGTAATAAAGATATGTTCGGAAGATATGTTTGGAGACGTTAGGAAGCCGTCCGGAAGACATTCaaaacgtctttaagacgtctctgtgctatctggAAATGACGTCTTTGagacgtctctgtgctatctgggtaTACTCATAGTAACAAAATTAAGTAATATTATAATCGATCAAATAGAGGCACTCGGTCATTCAATTAACCTATTGCAAAAACAATgctaataattttgaaaatcataGATTGATGAGAACATTCCgatcttgaatttttaaaatacatatacatacaacaAACTTTTTattgattattatttaacattaccGATTACTTGAGCTATTACCAGACAAGCCAATAGAATAGCCGAATAGCTGAATAGCCTTGGGCTATTTCATTAAGGCAATAAAATCTGCAAAATACATGAGAATTTTCAACCTTTTCAACAACTATATTTCCTTGTTGCAAACATGTGCTGACCTCTAACAACAAGCATTGTAGTGAAGAACATGTGTTTAAAACAACATATGTATTTCGTGTTTCGTTTTTACATACCTATGCTTAAAATTTCAaagcaaatatatttcttttcaatTGAAGTAAAGATTAACTATTTAATGTGTGTTGTGTGAATCGCTTTATTTAAATAGAAATATTGTCACTACGGTTGAAATAACATGATGAAAACATAACCTCTAAGTAGCGACGATGGTAatttacatattattattgGTTTAGAACAAACTAAAATGTAAATTGTGgtatttttgtttataataaACATTACATTAATAATATGATTATgttataatcacaaaatttttccataattataaataaatactaaGAAATCGATTGTACGAATGTGTCATCTCTAATTATTAAATACAATAACATTATTTAACTATTGAATGAATTATTTAACTGTGTCATCTAAATTTACTTGTAAACTATTTGTtgtatgaaaatgttttaaacaaaagttgttTAATATCGAACATAGTATACAATATTAGTTTCTATTACGATATGAAAGATAGCTTTGAATGTTTCAGTTATAATATAAAGAGTATTGAATAATATATAAGCTATTACAGTatacaacataaaaaattaattattatcaaGATACAGTTGGACTCCATTTATCCGAACCAGCATTGTTGGAATACCTAATTTAGTGAACTCGTAGCTGGGTTCCTATTATGCAAATTGACTATTCGCGGAAAATATCGCTTGTCTGAACTGTATCCAAATACGTGTATATATCCTATTACATGAACATCAGCTTATACTATACAAACAAAAAAACTAAATCCAAACGATCCAGTCATAAATTTATAGTGTACCATTTATAATATCTAAAAACTGTATCGTTAcagcatgtattataattttGGAAACACCTATACATGTATCAATGCTTTGAGCGTTACTTAAATTAAATATCAATCAAATATCTCAGTAACTACTATGTTTAACCCAATACGCCTTAATAGTTTTCCACTCTGCATTCAGTATTGGCGAGAATTACAAGACTCGACACAcgttataattaaaaaatgtcctACTTAACACATTCATGACCGGTGGTTGTTGCATGAGGCTCTTAGCAGAATGCCGCATATAATTTTCGGAAGTCTATAGCTGAATGCCACAAGAGTCtgctatataaatatatgtgaATATAAAGAATGACTTAGAAACCATGTTGCCGGTCATCGGGTAATGAATTTGAAATGATATTGGACTACATTGCCAGTATTCAGTTAATGAATTTGAGATGACTTAGAACTATGTTTCTGGTCTCGAATGTGTTAATGCCAAAcaacttttatttgaaacatacttttatgaaagaaataatttacaaataaatttaagtgGCAAAGTTAAATGACTCGCCCTGTATAATTTGAGTAAAACATATGCTGTATCATTTATCAAGTGGCAATTTTAGTATTTAACAATGGAAGGTAACCAAGTAATACAAAGAAAAACTATAAAACTGGTTATACATGTATTCTTATAGTAAACATCAAATTGAAAGATTACTTTACAAACATTCGTCACATGAAATCCAAGAACTTTATccttgaatttttatttgaacaaatgtatttatttataaaggGATACATCTGATCCTTATACCATTTTTCGTATTCAGAAATGTGCAACATTTCTCTGAGATTACacattattttaatgtttttatGTATATTACAATTCTCAGGTAATCTTCACCATTGATTTATTTTGATCATTCTTTCATAGTTatcattattttcattattttgtacTCCCCCTGTCCCATATAATGATATatgttaatttttttccaaattatagTATGCACATACTTTTTTACAcgttattttaaattaatttcattgaGAAGTTACAACTCTAAGCTTACATTAATTCTGCAAAAGAGTTTGGCTACGCTTTAATTATACAGGTAAGCACCTACCTTTTATCACACTTTGGCttaatttgttttcaattttttctgtaataattacTATTTCAATGACTagtaattaattatttcgcTTTGCTTTTTTAATGACTGATAGAAAGTTTTTCagaaatatattctgtaatattggACAGAGGAAGTACAAATAATTCTATCCACAtttcattattaaaatatattttttcaatctCATGTTTTTTGTGTAATCTAAGTATgaaaagtatttttaatattcgtatTACTATGCTTTTAAATCAGTATTTCTTCTTATTTTAATATTAGACTGTACAtagatttgtttgtttcttttaaGATATAGTATTTTAATTTCCTTGGAAATaattaagaagaaaatatattatGAAGAATCTAACATCGAAACAGTTGCAAAGaatggaaaagaagaaaaagaaaatggctgCACTTTTGGAAATTACTAAATTGAACGATAAGGACAGAGAAGCAAAGTCACTTGCCCTTAAAAAAGCGGTTGGTATACCTATTGAAAATATAACATTTATGATGAATTTTAATTGCTGCGTACTGTTTCAGTCTGAAGAAACAGAAAAGTCCAATGATACCAACAATATCGAAATTTCTATGGAAGAAAGTTCTAATCGTAAACGACCTTGTAGCGTAGATGTAAAAGAGACTCGTTTGGAAGATTCTACCGCACAAGTAGAAGTGGAAATTACCGAAGAAACTTCAAATCCGCTTGCTAATAAAAAACCTAGGTTTGtatgaatttatatttaattaatacttACAAAATAGTTTCTAATAAAAGTGactaattaaatttctatattGTACTATATAGATTAAGTGGagatgaatatttaaaattgaaacaGGAATTGAGGGAACGTAAAAAGAGACTTACAGCGATACCTCGGTTTCGTTTAAAAGCGGTCGGTGAAAGTGCTAGTTtaagtattaatattaaaagcGAAAACAGGATTCCTATTTTCCTTAGCGATGTGCAACATTTGTTGTTGTATTCCTTACATGGACATCATTCTCCGTACATGCCAACAAGATGGTGTCACCTTGAGAAATATAATAAGGTAATGGAAATAGTAAAAACGtgatataaacaaaatatttgaagTTACATTAAATAtacctaaaatatttttaaaaaggttACGCATACAGTGATTCTTGTTGTCGAAAGACTCTCCCTATACCATTTCATGGCATACGAAAGTATGTTTCCACATATAACAACAAAATTGGAGCACCGTGTAGAGGTAGTAACACCTACAGCATATGGAGGATCAGTTGTAGAAGATCTAGCAGCAGTTCCTATAACTGGGATACAGAGTGACAAATTGATTAAACGTACGCTCATAACATAACAATAATTTTCCTGTACTTACATTGTTAATACACTAACTACTATAGAATCCACATATGAATCATGAAATTTATTTGCAGAAAAAAATATCCAAGGAAAACataaaataatacattttaataaGTTTTACATTCTTTTTCCAGAGTATGGAACACTAGAGGCTGCTTTAAAAAGTACAGGGGAtgtagtaaaattattaaaaactgtTTTTCCAATGAACTGTATAAGATCAAAAAATACTGATTCATTGAACAATGCATCTGAATTACCTGTTACGGACAGGTTTTCTAGAATAAGATTACTTTTATCTTTATGTCAAATGATCGAAGAAAATTACCCAGTACCCTTGAAGGGTGAATTAGTCAAAAAGTAGGTACTAAGTAGAGCTGGGCGTCAATTgactaaaattttttatttgattgaataattaatgcttatgattaaaattaattattcctaACAAATGGCGACCAATTTAATCAATTGATGAAGTAAGTTGTCAATTACTGTTGCTGACACCTACATCAACTATAAtcagaaaaaattttatattagaatcgttaattatgtaattaattaaatcaataaaaattattaattgtatTAAGTTTTGCCTAACTTTGGTACTAACGATATCAATATTGTAAGATGTATTTTAATGAAAGCAACAACTGTTCTTGACGTTTAGGTATGAAAGTTATATGATGACAAAAGATTCATATTTAGAAGCCACTCCAAGATCTCCTATGTTTGGTCTGGATTGTGAAATGTGTAGAACTACAACTGGAGAATTAGAGTTGACGAGAATATCCCTGGTCGACGAAAGTATGAAAGTAAGTTCAAAATTAACATTATCTCGTTAACGATCAGTA includes the following:
- the LOC143364766 gene encoding uncharacterized protein LOC143364766 encodes the protein MKNLTSKQLQRMEKKKKKMAALLEITKLNDKDREAKSLALKKASEETEKSNDTNNIEISMEESSNRKRPCSVDVKETRLEDSTAQVEVEITEETSNPLANKKPRLSGDEYLKLKQELRERKKRLTAIPRFRLKAVGESASLSINIKSENRIPIFLSDVQHLLLYSLHGHHSPYMPTRWCHLEKYNKVTHTVILVVERLSLYHFMAYESMFPHITTKLEHRVEVVTPTAYGGSVVEDLAAVPITGIQSDKLIKQYGTLEAALKSTGDVVKLLKTVFPMNCIRSKNTDSLNNASELPVTDRFSRIRLLLSLCQMIEENYPVPLKGELVKKYESYMMTKDSYLEATPRSPMFGLDCEMCRTTTGELELTRISLVDESMKIIYDSLVKPENRITDYLTRFSGITKEMLADVSTTLSDVQQVLRTLLPADAILVGQSLNSDLHTLKMMHPYIIDTSVIFNITGDRYRKTKLQTLVREFLGERIQEDKTGHCSTEDSKASMKLTKLKLANSVDYGDAVLLGRCDMDVLKMEVDQREREDKKTEIRRYATSLFKHVTKNEKTAAIVGSGEVMNEYSKYLSSSLNIMDDNNFDKNDQIRLVVMDDDNQAVNRASQIAMEHAFTLCHVRIEEDKLKNDQLEKTFHTVNKWVYELWQHTAMNGLVCVVFTGENNAANGACFLNIKGEVSENCVTRI